Within the Medicago truncatula cultivar Jemalong A17 chromosome 4, MtrunA17r5.0-ANR, whole genome shotgun sequence genome, the region GAACTTGTGGCTGAATTTTCTGATCCAAGCAATGGTGGTTTGTCCCCTGATCAGGTTTTCTTATCTTCACTaacaatttcaatattatttgcTATTTACACATTAAGGTGTAAGATAAATCTTATgaacttatttttttggggAAAATGAAACTTTTCAGCAACAATACGATGAGAAAAACATCCGTCGAAGGGTCTATGATGCTCTGAATGTTCTTATGGCTATGGATATTATTTCCAAggataaaaaagaaatacaatggAAGGGTCTTCCTCGTACCAGTCTGAGTGATATTGAAGAACTAAAGGTTTGGTCTTCTTTAGCTGTATCTTTTCTCTATGCGTGGCTTATTCTTTACCTTCAGCAATGTTCTGATCTaatccaaaaatataaatttgattaaatagaCACAGCGTCTTGGGCTCAGGAGTAGAATTGAAAGGAAAGCAGCCTATCTGCAGGAGCTTGAGCAGCAAGTAAGTCCAGCCCACTCTAATTGATTTACTACCAGAATGCTAACCTGGACCTGGAttgctatttttaaaatttgcacTTGATTATAAGAGATTCTATCAAACCACGCTGTTTTTGTGTTGTTCAGTTTCTGTTTGCTAACTGCTTTTATTATTGCTACAAGTTTGTAGGTCTTCAGAACCTTATCCAACGAAATGAACAATTATATAGCTCAGGAAATCCTCCCAGTGGAGGTGTATCTTTACCTTTTATTCTGGTTCAGGTATACCATCATCTCAGTATCTGCcttttttggtcattttgtccAGTAGAAAATGTTGTTCAATTATGCCTTGGATGATAATATATTACATTGATATGAACTCACTACTGAGCATATTACATGAACTTGAGTAGTTGACTTGGATTTTGACTTATGAACATTTTAATTATGAAGTATTATTATGAACATAGATCTTATCCAGCTGGTTAGTGAATTAACTAGAAataattttccctttttttggACATTCGTTTGGATTTTATCGACCAAAAGTTACTGCTATATACTAGATGGATTTTATCAGCTCATATTGTCAAGTTCAGCTTACTCTGGTTGCCTATTTTATGGGTCTATGTTATGGGTTTATACGGAGAATTCCCGGTCATGGATCTTAGAAAGTTgctaattattttaatgaataatatGCTCATCCTGTTGGCTGCCGTGATGTGGCTCCTACTGGTGCTGATATTTGATTAATCTCATGCTTCTAAAATCTGTAGACACGTCCTCATGCAACTGTTGAAGTGGAAATATCAGAAGACATGCAGCttgttcattttgatttcaATAGGTAAAGCTTCACTTGCTTTACTTGTCATTATTTGAGTTATGATGTGATTAGCTTTAGGTTTGTACGCTGTCTTAATGTTTAGACTTCCTAATTTTGTGGTATCATAAAGTCCGGAAAGTGGAAACTAGTGTATCCTATTGTGGTCAAACACTCGGACTACTAAAAGAATTTTCAAGTAGATAAGTCTTGGGAGGTAGTTACGGTGGTGTGGTGCTTTTGTCCCTGTGTTGGAAAATGTATCTGCCACTTATTTATGTTTACTTCTCTGCAGTTCTCCTTTCGAGCTGCATGACGACAATTATGTTCTCAAGGCAATGGATTTTGGTGGGGGTGAGAGACCGCAGAGTGACAATGTTACACACAATATTGCGGATGGAGGGGAAGGTTCTAGCATGTCAGGCATGTATCAATCACAGGTTCCTCAGTCAGTTTCAAACATGTTAGTTAGGCCTCCGACATCACCTCCACTCCCTGGAATATTAAAGGCAAGAGTTAAGCAAGAGCATTGATCTGCAAGTTCATGATATCATCTCACCTTACTTAAGCATGTCTGTATATTGTGTAAAGAAATTTACCGAATTATAGACCTTCATAATAGTTAGTCATCAGTACAGCTTTGGTAGGTCAGAAGCAGATCGGTCTGTTAGTTTCTTTATCGTTTGGGGTAGACTGGCAAATTCTTTGCCTACCATTTATCATTTACTACATTTACTGAATTTTTTTCACCGCATATTTTTACCGTAACTCCCCTTCCCCCCATGTAGTAAGAGAGAATCAGTTGTAATAAATCGGTAACCTATACAACATAGGTTACTTTCGGGATTCACTAATTTACAGGGTAAATTGCTAAGTTTTCCAGTttatatgaatgaatatataCGATATATTGGTTGGTATTTGGACCAATGCATCTTGCTTGTCTTGTTGCTTGTGTTGTTGGTATTTTCAACATCCCTTCCGTTTCGTACTGTCCATATTAGTTTATCATCGAAATACCAAGTAATTTAGCAAGTCTAGTGGGAAATTGATTGGTCTCCATGACTGCAATGCCCATCTCTGCATTTGCTCAAGTATTGATTTTTACTTGAAAGTAATacaaagttaaaattaaaaagtaggGCTGAAAATGAATCGAGTCGATTCAAACTTGACTCGGCTCAACTCGATAAAAGTTGTTTTAGTTTGAAACTTGACTTGAGTTTGCGAAAATCTCGGTTTGACTTGTTATCTCGAATGAtatatttca harbors:
- the LOC25492895 gene encoding transcription factor-like protein DPB isoform X1; this encodes MGTQPHQSSVDEEDEELMGCGTTISGQSGSTSRSAGLPSSRSEQTTGTAAGDNAALKLNHLDIQDDDAASQAVVATKKKKRRAVGGDKNGRGLRQFSMKVCEKVESKGRTTYNEVADELVAEFSDPSNGGLSPDQQQYDEKNIRRRVYDALNVLMAMDIISKDKKEIQWKGLPRTSLSDIEELKTQRLGLRSRIERKAAYLQELEQQFVGLQNLIQRNEQLYSSGNPPSGGVSLPFILVQTRPHATVEVEISEDMQLVHFDFNSSPFELHDDNYVLKAMDFGGGERPQSDNVTHNIADGGEGSSMSGMYQSQVPQSVSNMLVRPPTSPPLPGILKARVKQEH
- the LOC25492895 gene encoding transcription factor-like protein DPB isoform X2, which translates into the protein MGTQPHQSSVDEEDEELMGCGTTISGQSGSTSRSAGLPSSRSEQTTGTAAGDNAALKLNHLDIQDDDAASQAVVATKKKKRRAVGGDKNGRGLRQFSMKVCEKVESKGRTTYNEVADELVAEFSDPSNGGLSPDQQQYDEKNIRRRVYDALNVLMAMDIISKDKKEIQWKGLPRTSLSDIEELKTQRLGLRSRIERKAAYLQELEQQFVGLQNLIQRNEQLYSSGNPPSGGVSLPFILVQILSTKSYCYILDGFYQLILSSSAYSGCLFYGSMLWVYTENSRSWILESC